Genomic DNA from Peribacillus simplex:
AATTACGGGGCAGAATAGCTCAATAAAAATGGGTATAAGGGTGTTCAATAGTTTGTGGAGTAAATGAAAATAGAGAATGTTATGGAGACTGATGATGTAAAAAAATATATCAAAAGAAAAAACCAGCTTTATTAGACTGGTTTTTTCATCTTAATATAACACTTTGTTAAATTAGTTTTTAAGACTTACATGTTCAATCATACGCTTCATTGCCTGAATTTGCCCCATATGAGTCGCTTCATGCATTAATGTTAAACCTGCAAGTTCTATAACAGTCTTACAACCTAGGAATGGTGTATCCAAATCTCGATCTAGCTGTTCAGGAGGAATTTGCTTTAAACGAGTTAATTGATCTTTCAACTGTACAACCAGCTCATCCATAGCAGGTATATTCCCTGTCCAATCAGCTGGTTTTGTGCCATTCCCAAACAATTCTATATAATTCGTGGGAAGATGTGTTGTTACATGCGGGAAACCAAACATCGTTTGTTCTGTAATTGTCAAAACGTGACCAGTATGCCAATGAATTGTGTTATTAAAACCTTCTGGCTGCTTATCGGTTTGTTCCTTAGCAATGGATTCTACATTCTTGATGAAGTATTCTCTTGTCATCTCAAATTGCTTAAATACAAGTTGATTCATCTTTTTCTCTCCTCTCATTAACAAAAACATCCATATTATACCAGTAAAAAACGGAAAAGAATATGGTTGAAACTTCCTGAAATTAGTTCTATGTCAACCGGTTCTTTTTCCACAATAGGGAGCGATCAAGAATCGCTTTACTTATAGAACTTACGGGTGAGTTATTTTATTTAAGGCTCAATAAAAATAATAAATCCAATTGCACCCTTCCATTTTATTAGCATTCTTACAAAAATAAAAAAGTCCCATAAGTTTTTTTGTAATTAACTGAAAATTCAATATATCCTCTTTAAATACTAATTTATATTTGTTATACAATTGTAAAATTATACATCTTCATTTTCGGTATAATGGGAATTATTAGAAATTTATTGTGGTGTATGAATATTTACCAATAGGGAGCTATTCATTTCTTCAAAATTCTGGAATTTTATCATAAGGGCGCTCTAACGTTCCCAGAAAGTTTGATGATTCCTGGAATATAAGGGAGGCCACCCCTTACCCGAATGTATTCTAAATATGATTTAGTGCAGTATAACGCCAATAGAAAGGCGAAAGATGCAGTGTGTTCCAAACTAAGTAAGCCTAAAGGATATGAATGTGAGGAATTTCGATTTGCCACTTATGAAGGGGCTGGAACTGGAGATGTAAGACACTCTGTTTGATACATTCCGAAAGCAGCGAATAATACACATGGACGCTGGCTCGGTGCATGGTATGCATATGATCGGCTTTTGCACAAAGATCAATTTTATATTGGATTTAATGAGTAACTGTCGCTGTGTCGGTTGGATGAGACTTAAGAGTTTGTACCGAACCACGTATTTCCCTTTTTCTCTTGAATCGGCAGCCAGTGAGAGGTTGTTCACGCTCGCTATTGGGTGAAATTCCCGAATGTGCCCGCCGTATAGTTTTAGCAAAAATCAATGGTACTTCCTCCTGAATAGAGTCCTCGATATAAGTACATCCATTGAAATCCTTTAGACTTATCAAGACTCAGTTAAAGATTGACAGCTATATAACTTTGGTGAAGAACGCCTGCTTTTTGGCTTAACCACCATACAAGGCTATTAAATCTTTAGCTTGGTAAATTGTTCGTCCTTTGAACAAATCTACTTTTTTGGCTAGTTCTGGAGACAAAGAGTGTTGTCAATTCCTGTGAACTACCCCTTAAATAAATGTCGAATGTAGTTATGATACCCTCAAAAGAATCAACTATTAGAAGTAATGTTTGAGGGTAAAGGTATTAAAAGGGAGGCTAATTGTTTTTGAATATAATAGATATTGATCAATTGCTTTTAGCAACTGAAGAACTTGCTGAAGAGTCAATTCCATTTCATCTCGATGCATTTGATATTGATCAATTATTAGATAAAACGGATAACTGGTAAAGAAAAGCATACCCGAATGAAGTGAACCCAAAAAGATGATCCCGGCAATAGCGTCGGTGGCATTCTATATTAACGCCGGTTATGTACTGGATAAAGTGAAAGTTC
This window encodes:
- a CDS encoding DinB family protein, translated to MNQLVFKQFEMTREYFIKNVESIAKEQTDKQPEGFNNTIHWHTGHVLTITEQTMFGFPHVTTHLPTNYIELFGNGTKPADWTGNIPAMDELVVQLKDQLTRLKQIPPEQLDRDLDTPFLGCKTVIELAGLTLMHEATHMGQIQAMKRMIEHVSLKN